A stretch of Janibacter endophyticus DNA encodes these proteins:
- a CDS encoding pyridoxamine 5'-phosphate oxidase family protein gives MTESPIHEMSRDECWEQLKKHEFGRLAFHLAGEVHITPINYAVDGSTILFRTAEGNKLLGVVMNSDVAFEIDDTRSEEAWSVILRGSARVLEGEEAYRADNVPLRPWVPTQKFNVVEIQVKEMSGRRFELAKPWTHMRH, from the coding sequence ATGACCGAGTCACCGATCCACGAGATGAGCCGCGACGAGTGCTGGGAGCAGCTCAAGAAGCACGAGTTCGGGCGCCTGGCCTTCCACCTCGCCGGCGAGGTCCACATCACCCCGATCAACTACGCCGTCGACGGCTCGACGATCCTCTTCCGCACCGCCGAGGGCAACAAGCTGCTCGGGGTCGTCATGAACTCCGACGTCGCCTTCGAGATCGACGACACCCGCAGCGAGGAGGCCTGGTCGGTCATCCTGCGCGGCAGCGCCCGGGTCCTCGAGGGCGAGGAGGCCTACCGGGCCGACAACGTCCCGCTGCGGCCGTGGGTCCCGACGCAGAAGTTCAACGTCGTCGAGATCCAGGTCAAGGAGATGAGCGGGCGGCGGTTCGAGCTCGCCAAGCCGTGGACGCACATGCGCCACTGA